TTGATGCCTCCGGCCGTGAACCGGCCCTTTTTCTCGGAGCCCGTGGCGGCAGGCTCAACCGCAGGCAGGCGGCCCGCATCATCGAAGATTTGTGCAAACGCGTTGGCCTGCCGCAGGCGGTATCTCCCCACGGGTTGCGGCATTCGTTTGCAACCCATCTGCTTGAGGCAGGGGCAGACATGCGCAGTGTGCAGGAACTTTTAGGGCATGCGCGTCTGACCACGACCCAGCGGTACACCCATCTCAATCTCGCCCGTCTTGTGGAAGTGTATGACAAGGCGCATCCCAAGGCGGCCAGATCCGGTGAAAAGAAAAAGCCCTGATGTGAATCAGGGCTTTCAATTTAGTGAAAAGACATTTTGAATTATTTCGCCTCCGGCGGGCAGGGGGATAATCCCCCTGCACCCGATGTAAGCGATACAATCTATTTTTTGACTTCAGCCCCGGCTTTATGAAGCCTGTTTTTCGAGAAACTGGGGTTGGCATCAATTTGAATTTCTGACGTGAGCCAGTTCATTATATGTGAACCGACGGAATGTACTCTATGGAATGGGCGATTCTTCCAGCCCGACCTTGCAGACGTCGTCCAGCATCCGCAGCGTTTCATAGAGCTTCACCCATCCTGCGTCTTCACGTCCTACAAGCCTGAACTTGTAAGTGGTGACAGATGAGCAGGCATCCACTTCAAATCCTACGGTATGCGACGTGAAATCCTTGCTTTCTTCAATAATCTTGAGGATTTCATTGTGCATCTGCACGTTCTTCCTGAATACCACAGTGAGAATCACCAGCATGTTTTTCGGGGGCATGCGCTTCATGAAGGTGGGCAGCAGAAAGAGTACGGCAGAGATGATGGCCGTGGCCATGATGGCGGGGAGAAAAAGCCCGGCACCAACGGCAAGGCCGATGCCTGTGACAAGCCAGAGACTGGCCGCTGTGGTGAGGCCTCTGACACTGCCCTTGCCCTTGATGATAGCACCGCCACCCACAAAGCCGATGCTGGCAATGGCGTAAGAAGCTATTCTGCCGGGGTCGAGGCGCACAACAGCCTGCGAGTCGAGGTGTCTGAACAGTTCCTCCATGTACAGCGAAAGCTGCATCATGAGGCAGGCGCCTATGGCGACCAGAATGTTGGTTCGAAAACCGGCTGCCTGTCCGCGACGTTCGCGTTCATATCCTATGCACCCGCCCAGAAGGCCTGCGAGAAGCAGGCTGCCCAGGTGTTCCAGATGAATGTGATTTCCCAATGATTCCAGCATATGACTCTCCTGAATATAACCGCTGTAACACGATTGTCACATTGGCAGGAAATGTCAACCGCTTCGTGAAGCCGATATGCTGAAATTCTGGGCTATTATCGATGAATGTCCTTACGCGTGTTTGAAGAACATCTCATACAGGGTGAGCAATATCTCCACTACAATGAGCAGCGTGATGTACCATTCCACTCTGTACGAACTGAGATAGTCCAGAATATCAGTGTTATAGCGGACCGTATCCGTAATGACGCGCAGTCTGCCTTCCAGCACACGCTGACGTTCGTTTATCTCGTATTCAGCGTTCATGAGGGCAAAGAGTTTTTCCAGTTCGGGCATATCCCACAACTGTTCTGGCTTTTCGTCCACCATGATGCGACTGACCATGGCGGCCTGAATGGCGAGAGAATCTCCCAGCGTCTTTATGAGCTTTTTGCGGCCGCCCGGTATCTTGCCCCGGCGCATATTGTCTGCGATGGGTTCTATGGTGGCCAGCATTTCGAGAATCATGTTCTCGTAGCGGCTGAGGACCACGCTTTTTGAAAGCACGTCGGCGATGATGAAAAGCTGATCCTGCGTGGGGGTCTGTATGCGTATTTTCCCATTATACACGGATATGGGCATCTCGCCCGCGACAATCTCGGCGTGTTCGGTGTCTGATACACCGCTTAACATATCGGAGTGC
This region of Desulfovibrio subterraneus genomic DNA includes:
- a CDS encoding MgtC/SapB family protein; this translates as MLESLGNHIHLEHLGSLLLAGLLGGCIGYERERRGQAAGFRTNILVAIGACLMMQLSLYMEELFRHLDSQAVVRLDPGRIASYAIASIGFVGGGAIIKGKGSVRGLTTAASLWLVTGIGLAVGAGLFLPAIMATAIISAVLFLLPTFMKRMPPKNMLVILTVVFRKNVQMHNEILKIIEESKDFTSHTVGFEVDACSSVTTYKFRLVGREDAGWVKLYETLRMLDDVCKVGLEESPIP
- a CDS encoding RMD1 family protein — protein: MRIVAECLAKSINLKTLNFTRLSHSAAMRDMGNGNFVMAYKYGALVYFGVQDDAIEAIRTEVATHSDMLSGVSDTEHAEIVAGEMPISVYNGKIRIQTPTQDQLFIIADVLSKSVVLSRYENMILEMLATIEPIADNMRRGKIPGGRKKLIKTLGDSLAIQAAMVSRIMVDEKPEQLWDMPELEKLFALMNAEYEINERQRVLEGRLRVITDTVRYNTDILDYLSSYRVEWYITLLIVVEILLTLYEMFFKHA